From Sphingopyxis sp. USTB-05, the proteins below share one genomic window:
- a CDS encoding response regulator transcription factor, translating to MLVYSTATRSGWNPMQDMAPTVIVVDDDVSTREGLEALLKSAGWAVESFETAAAFLARGFPSTPSCLILDIGLPDLNGLDLQEQIADGQSQMPIIFITGCGDIPTTVRAMKAGATEFLTKPLGEEALLPAVERALAQSQVALEESAGLTALQARYDTLSPRERQVLALVVSGLLNKQVGWELGISEITVKAHRGRVMEKMQAKSFAALVKMSERLGLAAASLH from the coding sequence ATGTTAGTTTACAGCACTGCGACCAGATCTGGATGGAATCCGATGCAGGACATGGCGCCGACGGTGATCGTTGTGGACGATGATGTGTCGACCCGCGAGGGGCTCGAGGCACTGCTGAAGTCAGCGGGCTGGGCCGTTGAAAGCTTTGAGACCGCGGCGGCATTCCTTGCCCGGGGGTTTCCTTCCACGCCTTCGTGCCTCATCCTTGACATCGGATTACCCGATCTCAACGGACTCGATCTTCAGGAGCAGATTGCCGATGGTCAGTCCCAAATGCCCATAATTTTCATTACCGGATGTGGCGACATTCCCACCACCGTGCGGGCCATGAAAGCGGGCGCTACGGAATTTCTCACCAAGCCGCTCGGCGAGGAGGCGCTTTTGCCAGCGGTCGAGCGAGCTCTCGCTCAAAGTCAGGTCGCCCTTGAGGAAAGCGCCGGCCTGACAGCTTTGCAGGCTAGATATGACACACTCAGCCCTCGCGAGCGACAGGTTCTCGCGCTGGTCGTATCCGGCCTTCTCAACAAGCAGGTTGGCTGGGAACTGGGAATCAGTGAGATTACGGTGAAGGCCCACCGCGGGCGAGTGATGGAGAAGATGCAGGCAAAATCCTTCGCTGCGCTTGTCAAGATGAGCGAGCGTCTGGGTCTCGCAGCCGCATCGCTTCACTGA
- a CDS encoding response regulator transcription factor gives MSDEKIIALVDDDESVRESLPDLLRSFGFRVQAFASANAFLRDAEIDLLGCLVLDVAMPGMTGPQLQQELIRQKRAVPIVFITAHSDDGAWSDLLNSGAVACLVKPFSESAIVGAIRSALGRES, from the coding sequence ATGTCCGACGAAAAGATAATCGCGCTCGTGGACGATGATGAATCCGTTAGAGAATCCTTACCCGATCTACTCAGATCCTTCGGCTTTCGAGTGCAGGCGTTCGCTTCGGCCAACGCATTTCTGAGGGATGCCGAGATCGACTTGCTGGGATGCTTGGTCCTCGATGTGGCGATGCCCGGCATGACGGGGCCACAGCTTCAGCAGGAGTTGATCCGGCAAAAAAGAGCGGTTCCGATCGTGTTTATCACGGCGCACTCGGACGATGGCGCGTGGTCCGACCTGTTGAACAGCGGCGCGGTTGCCTGCCTCGTGAAGCCGTTCAGCGAGAGCGCGATCGTAGGGGCCATCCGTTCAGCTTTGGGGCGGGAGTCTTGA